A window of Nocardiopsis sp. Huas11 genomic DNA:
GAACAGGCACGCGGCGGTCCGAACCAGCGGTACTCCCTCGACCCGGTCGGCCAGAGCCTGTTCGAGATCGGGACGTTTGCCGGTAAGCGGCTGGACGTCCATGAGATCCGCACCGATGACCACGCGCCGATCGTTCAGTACACCCGTCACGGCGGGCCGAACCAGCTTTTCCGCCTTGTGCTGGTTGGCTCGGAGAACCTGCCCGAGTAGCAGTGTTGGGGTGGGGCATGGGGAACGCGGCCTGCCCGCGCTGCTACACCCCCGCCTGCGGTGAGGTGTGAGGGCCTGGTGTACCTATTCGTCGGGGTCCTGCGGCAAGGTTGCGCGGTCCCCGGCGTACACGCGTGGTGCCCATAGGCGATACCTCTTCAGGCGGTGAAGCGGTCAGCGGCGTGATTCCGCCTGAAGATGTCCCAGGTCAGACCAGGTGAGAGCCAGCGAGGGGACTTGAACCCCTAACCTATCGCTTACAAGGCGATATTTTCCCAACGGTGTAGCGACCTGCAAAAACGCTGGATTCTCGCTAGCGAGAACCCGATAAGCGATTGCTGTTCCAGCGTAGGCCGGAGAGCCGTCGCCCGCAAGCGGTTCGTAGAACCCTTGTGGATAAGCCCCCGACCACAACTGCAAGAGTAGCGGATACCCCTCGTCACCACACCTCCATCGAGGCAATCCCCAGGCCACCGCCTCAGCGCCCATCAAGAGGCCTTCGTCCGACCACCCATCGCAGACCCCGATACACAAACCGCCAGCACAGCAAAGAAAGCGCCAAGGAAACCATTCACGTCATTCGCGAATTGGCTGACTCCGTGCTCACCTGACACGAAGCGAGGGGCGCCCCTTCCCAGGGCTACCCCTCATCGTCAGCCGCGCCACGTTCTGATTCGTTCGACCACCCCCGTCACACCGAGAGAGCCGATAGAACGCGTTTCATTCACTCCCGCCGTCTCCGGCGCCGCGCGACTGCGCTCGCCCGCGCCAGGCGAAGCATGTGTGCCCTCTGCGCGGCCTCTGCCGCCCTGCGCCGCTCGTCTGGATCGGTGATCTCACCGTCCACCCGCTCGACCCAGTACTCCAGTGACGCAGGCGAAGCCTTCCGTGCAGCACTCGTGCGCCCCGCCCTGTCCGTGGTCCGCGCCCAGGACTCCAGCGCACCGATACGCCCGTTCAACTCGTGCGTGCCCAACCCCGTCCCCCTCCACCCCTGACTGACGTCGATGCCGACCCGCGCGTGTCATCAACGCCAGCGGCGAAACGGGCCCACGTGCACCGCGGCGACCTTCTCCTTCGTCCTGACGGACTCCGGGATCGACACCACCCGGTAGGCGGCCTGCCCGAACCGCCGCTCACACGAGTAGTGCTCCCCCTCCCTCCGTGGCAGCACCCCGAGCATCCCCGCCAGACGCACGACCTCGTCCTCCTGGTGACCGTCACACCCCTCGGGGAAGTAAGTGACCTCCACCCGGGTCATCTCCCCCACCGGCAGATGCGGGTTCCTCTCCAAGTAGGCCACCAATGCCCGCAGGTCCGCCAGCAGCTCCCGGCGCTCCTCCTGGTCCGCGATCCGCACCACGGACTCCTCCGCCTGCTGACAGGCGCTCGGCCGCCGCAGCACACCGTGACGCACCACGTCTCCAGCCGCACACGCCCGTTCGCCGGCCTGGCACCGCTGACCTTCGTCCCAACGCCGCATCCGCGCATCCCTTCCAGGTGATCCGAACCGCTCTTCACCCTTCAAAGAAGCCACCCATACCCGCGGATTGGACTCCCACCGCCCTACGAACCTCGCGCGCCTGTCGCGCCTCCTCCATCCCCCACCCGCCTCAGGAAGCGACCAGAAGGACGCTATATATGTCGGGGCGCTGACACGAACACCCCACACCTGCCCCGACCTGCGCTGTCAGCGCCTGCACCCCTGTTCACCTGTGGAACGAACACCACGGCGAACACCCTGACAACCCTCTGCAAGCGGCAACGGTCACAAGAGCCGTTCATAGTCATGGGCGCCTCGGAACAAGCACGAAGCGACTCCACGCGATGCTGGCCGCACCGGCCGGGTATACCGACCACGGCAACCATGTGAGTGTCAGTGCCTGCCCCACCGAACCCAGAGACCAAGCTGTTCTCAACAGCTGGGAGGGCTCACCTGTCGGGGGTCAGAACCGGGCGACACCAGCAGCGGCCGAGCGCGCCCCGACGACGCAGCGGTCTTTACCCAAGATCCCCCGTCTCCTGAGCCCGTTGCCGCCACTCGTCGGCTTCCTCCATCCGGCCCACTTCTTCTAGCAGGAACCCGAGGAGGAGCATCGCGCCGGTGTCGCCCTGCTCAGCACCTCGGAGCCACCAGATCTCGGCCTCCGCCTTCCGCCCCGACGCAACCAGTAGTAACCCGAGGAGGAGTATCGCGCCGGTGTCGCCCTGCTGGGCGGCTTTTTGGTACCAGTTCTCGGCCTCCGCCTTCCGGTCCGCCGTGTACAGCAGGCTCCCGAGGTTGACTGTCGCGTCGGTGTTGTCGCCCTTGTTGGCGGCCCAGAACCACCAGGCCTCGGCATCCTCTGTCCGTCCCGCCTTCGCCAGCAGGATTCCGAGGTTGTTCATCGCGCCGGTGTCGCCCTGCTCAGCACCTCGGAGCCACCAGATCTCGGCCTCCGCCTTCCGCCCCGACTCCGCTAGCAGGATCCCGAGGTGGAACATGGCGAAGGTGTCGCCCTGGCGCGCCAGAGGGCGCCAGGCTGTTTCGGCGATGTCGGACCGCTCAGCATGGTAGGCCGTGAGCCCAACATCGTTCCGGTCCTGGTCGGTGGTCATATCCAGGGCGGCGTGCCAGATCGCTTCGGGCAGGGGGTCCTGGGTGGTGAGGTAGTCGAAGGCCCGCCACCGGCGGCCTTCGGGGTCGGCGGGTACCAGTAGTCCGGCCAGGCCGCTGCGCTGGCAAGTGGCCCATGCCCAGGCCAGGTCGGTCTCCTCTGGCAGGGGCGGCGGATGGGGCAGGTAGGCGGTGTGGGCGGTGTGGAGCTGTTCGCGGGTCAGCGGGCTGGTCAGCCCGGCCCGGGCCAAGCCCACCGCTGCGGCCACCAGCGCGTATCCGCGTGGGTGGCCGCCGTCGGGACCGTGGTCCCAGGCCTGTTGCAGGTGGGGGCCTGCAGCCAGCTGCTCGGCTACACCGAAGCGCTCATCGGCGGCGGCCCGGACCAGGCGCTCGTCGCCGCTGGTGCTGGCACGCTCACGCTCTTGCCCGCTCCAGAGGCGATCGAGGGTGACCGGTGAGGTCTTGAGAACCGTATACCCCACCCCCTCCGCGCCCGGGGCCGGGTCCGTGGCACTGGGGCGCAGGGAGTCCAGCCGTTCCCTGCGGATGGTGGCGGCCACCACCGCGCCGGCCCGGCCCAATTGAGCGACCAGGGCCGGTGTCAAACCGGAGGCGCTCAGGTGGCGGTCCACATCGTCCAACCACACCACCCACTGCCGCGGTGCGCTTCCGGCGCTCGCCTGGAGCCAGGCGGGCAGGAGGCGCAGGTCGGCGTCCTCAGGCGGGGCCACCAGCATCCGCTCGGGCAGGCCGCGGGCCAGCGCTGCGGCCAGAGCGCGGGTCTTGCCCGCGGTCGAGGCCCCGGCCACCAGCACCAGCCCGCCGCGCAGCGAAGCCGCCGCCGCGGCCAGGCGACGGTCGAGTTCGCCGTCCACGTCCCGCGGCACGTAAGGGGGCAGGCCGTCGTCGGCAGGGCCGGGGAGGGCGTCGTGGGCGCCCAACTCGTGCGCATCGGCCTGACGGGCGGGCAGGGCCACCTGCACCCACCCCGGCACCGGTGAGGCCGGGGTAGGTGGGGGGTGCACGCTGACCGGCCCGTGGATGGTCCCGGCTTGTAGCGCGGTGCCGTGGATATCGCCTGTGTGGTTGTCCACCTGCACACCAGCCGTGGCAGACGAGGGTGCCGGCGCTGGAGAGGAAGGGGTGCGGCGTGGCCAGGCCAGGACCAGGGCTGCGGCGGCCAGAACGAACGCCCCGATCCCCGCGGCCCAGGAGAGCTCCTCCAGCCCGGGCAGCTGCAGAGAGGCGCCCAGCACGGCCAACGAGGCCGCCCCAACGGCCACGAGGATCCACACCCAGGTTCGTCGCATACGCCGAGTCTGCCGCCTTCGCGGCGTTCTAGGTCACGCCTGCCGGGGTGCACTCGCAGGCCGCGCGGGGAACCTCCGAACAGAAACCCGTGCTACCTAAACGATGCTCCTGGCGCGAGGGTCACGAGAGCAGAATCCGGCGTTACCCAAATGGCACCTCACGGCGTGAGGGACATCCGAGTAGCGAAGCTACTCACGGATTACTGTCCTGTTGCCGGGTCCTCGGGGGCCGGAGTGTGTCCGGTCAGACGAGGTCATCGTTGTCGGGCTGGATCCGCGCAAGCAGCTCCCGCGAGCGGGCTGCCCGGTGTTCGTCACCGGTGGCCTCGAACAGGTTTACTGCCCGCTGTATCGCCTTGACCGCCTCAACCCGCTGACTCATCTTCAGCAGCGCCGCGCTGAGGCCGCCCCACGCCTGCGCTTCGCCGTGGGCGTCACAGACCTGCTGGAAGAGCTCACATGCGCGAGTGTGGGCCTCAATAGCCTTGGCGAACTGACCCACCCGTCGCAGCACCAGGCCGAGGTTGTTCCATACCATCGCTTCCCCGTGGGCATCACCCGCAGTGTGGAAGATCTGGCGTGCACGGGTGTGGGCCTCAATGGCCCCCTCGAACCACTGCATCTGCCGCAGCGCTACACCGAGGTTGTTCCACGCTGACGCTTCGCGGTGGGCATCACCCACCTGCTGATACAGCTCGCATGCGCGGGTGTGGGCCTCGATGGCCTTCTCAAACAGGCGCACCTGCGTCAGTGCCGAGCCGAGGTTGTTCCACGCTGACGCTTCGCCGTGGACGTCGCAGACCTGCTGATATAGCTCGCATGCGCGCGTGTGGGCCTCGATCGCTTCCTTGAACCGGCGCACCTCGGCCAGCACCACACCAAGGTTGCCCCACGCCATCGCTTCGCCGTGGACGTCGCAGACCTGCTGATATAGCTCGCATGCGCGCGTGTGGGCCTCGATCGCTTCCTTGAACCGGCGCATCTCCGTCAGCGCCCCGCCGAGGCTGTTCCACGCTGTCGCTTCCCATGTGTGGTTACCGGTGGTCTGGGCGGTGGCTTGGGCACAACGCGAGACCTGTTCCAGGTCCTCGAAGTAGCGCCCGCGGTACAGGTACTGGCTTAGATGCAGTGGCAGCAAGATGGCCGCCCGGACGTGTTCGAAGGTGGGGGCAGCCAGGGCCGCAGCCACCAGGGTGGTCCGCTCGGTGTCCAGCCATGCGAGCACCGTGGCCCGGTCGGGGAACAGATCGGGGACCGGCTGCCCGGGCAGGGCCCGCAGATGGTTGTCGGCAGCGTCGGCGGTGATGGTGTAGTGGTCCAGAAGCCGCCCGAGCGCTCGGGCGCGGCCGGTGGGCGGGTGGGGGTGGGTACGGGCGTAGTCGGCGAGCAGGTCGTGGACCCCCCACCGCCCGGGGGCGGGGTGGGTGAGCAGGTGCGCGGCTGCCAACTCCTCTAACGCCTCCTGGGCCTCTGCGGCGGGCAGCCCGGTCAGGACAGCGGCTGCATCTGTGGAGATGGTCGGGCCCGGTGTGGTTGCCACGAGCATGAACACCTGGGCCGGGGCCGGGTCCAGGTGGGTCAGGGAGGTGTCAAAGACCGCTCGCAGCACCCGTTCTTGGCCCGCGGCTCGGTCGGGGTCGGTCAGTTTGTCAACCAGGGAGGCGGCGTTCTGCAACCGGTCGGCCAACCGGCCTGGGGTCAGATGGGGGGCACGTTTGAGGTAGGCGGCGGCGATCTCCAAGGCCAACGGCAGGCATCCGCACAAGTCAGCCAACCGGTTCAGCCCCGCCTGATCGTCGGCGCGGGGGTCGCCGGGGGTGTGAGCGGCCAGATCCGAGGACAGCAGCGCGACGGCGGCTTCGGATTCGAGCACGCCCAGGTTCAGATGGCGGGCTTCGGGCAGGGAATGCAGGCCTCCGCGGCTGGTGGCCACCAGCCGGTGCCCGCCCGCGCCAGGCCGCAGGGGCCACACCTGGGAAACGGAGTTGGCGTTGTCGGCCACCACCAGCACCGGACGCCCTCGCTGATCGGCCTGGGACAGGGCCTGCAGGGCGGACCTGTAGAAGGAGGACCTCTCCACCACCCCTGGAGGAATGTTCGCAGGGTCGACCCCCATCTGGCGCAGAAGCACGTCCAGCGCCGCTTCCGCGGATAGGGGCTGGGCGCCGGGGGCGTAACCGCGCAGGTCCACGAACAGGTGGCGGCAGAACCAGCCGGCGCCTGAGGCGGTCTGCGCCGCCTTCAACGCCAGCGCGGTCTTGCCCGCTCCGCCCATCCCCGAGAGAGTCAAGACCACCACCGAGGCTGCACTACTCGGGCCGACGGCAGGGTCCAGGCAGGTCAGGAGCTCCTCCAGCTCCCGGCCTCGGCCGGTGAGCCGGCCCGGCGGGGCAGGCATCCCGTCCAACGCTGTTGTTGCCGCCGGTTCCTGCTGAACCGTGTAGTGGGTGATGTGGGTATTGTTGACGCCGCCCTCGACCCTCTCGGCCAGAACGGCCGTGCCCGACACATCGCCGCGGAGCGTGCTGGTCGTGCCCGACGCATTGGAGGCGACCTCACCGGATCTGCTCCCCGGGGTCGTGGAACGCATCGCCAGCACGGCCACGACCAGGGCCGCCACACCCACCGCCAAAGAGGCGATCCCGGCGATCTGGCCGAGCTCGTTCAACCCCCAGCCCGAGTCGGGCAAGAGCTGGGGCGCGGCCCAGAAGCTGGCCAGGACCAGCGCGACCACGCCCAGAGCCCACGTCCCTATCCACTTACGTCCCATAGGGGCGATTGTTCACCGCAGACAGGGGTTGCGGACAGATTTGGCTGAAAACGGCCACCCGCACAGATGGCTGGCGCAAGACTCCGGCCCCCTGGCCCTCCTGCCACCGGGACCCGGCCGGGATGGGGCGGAGGGTGGCTGAGAGCCCTGC
This region includes:
- a CDS encoding RICIN domain-containing protein, which produces MAPEQARGGPNQRYSLDPVGQSLFEIGTFAGKRLDVHEIRTDDHAPIVQYTRHGGPNQLFRLVLVGSENLPE
- a CDS encoding tetratricopeptide repeat protein, which encodes MRRTWVWILVAVGAASLAVLGASLQLPGLEELSWAAGIGAFVLAAAALVLAWPRRTPSSPAPAPSSATAGVQVDNHTGDIHGTALQAGTIHGPVSVHPPPTPASPVPGWVQVALPARQADAHELGAHDALPGPADDGLPPYVPRDVDGELDRRLAAAAASLRGGLVLVAGASTAGKTRALAAALARGLPERMLVAPPEDADLRLLPAWLQASAGSAPRQWVVWLDDVDRHLSASGLTPALVAQLGRAGAVVAATIRRERLDSLRPSATDPAPGAEGVGYTVLKTSPVTLDRLWSGQERERASTSGDERLVRAAADERFGVAEQLAAGPHLQQAWDHGPDGGHPRGYALVAAAVGLARAGLTSPLTREQLHTAHTAYLPHPPPLPEETDLAWAWATCQRSGLAGLLVPADPEGRRWRAFDYLTTQDPLPEAIWHAALDMTTDQDRNDVGLTAYHAERSDIAETAWRPLARQGDTFAMFHLGILLAESGRKAEAEIWWLRGAEQGDTGAMNNLGILLAKAGRTEDAEAWWFWAANKGDNTDATVNLGSLLYTADRKAEAENWYQKAAQQGDTGAILLLGLLLVASGRKAEAEIWWLRGAEQGDTGAMLLLGFLLEEVGRMEEADEWRQRAQETGDLG
- a CDS encoding tetratricopeptide repeat protein; its protein translation is MVALVLASFWAAPQLLPDSGWGLNELGQIAGIASLAVGVAALVVAVLAMRSTTPGSRSGEVASNASGTTSTLRGDVSGTAVLAERVEGGVNNTHITHYTVQQEPAATTALDGMPAPPGRLTGRGRELEELLTCLDPAVGPSSAASVVVLTLSGMGGAGKTALALKAAQTASGAGWFCRHLFVDLRGYAPGAQPLSAEAALDVLLRQMGVDPANIPPGVVERSSFYRSALQALSQADQRGRPVLVVADNANSVSQVWPLRPGAGGHRLVATSRGGLHSLPEARHLNLGVLESEAAVALLSSDLAAHTPGDPRADDQAGLNRLADLCGCLPLALEIAAAYLKRAPHLTPGRLADRLQNAASLVDKLTDPDRAAGQERVLRAVFDTSLTHLDPAPAQVFMLVATTPGPTISTDAAAVLTGLPAAEAQEALEELAAAHLLTHPAPGRWGVHDLLADYARTHPHPPTGRARALGRLLDHYTITADAADNHLRALPGQPVPDLFPDRATVLAWLDTERTTLVAAALAAPTFEHVRAAILLPLHLSQYLYRGRYFEDLEQVSRCAQATAQTTGNHTWEATAWNSLGGALTEMRRFKEAIEAHTRACELYQQVCDVHGEAMAWGNLGVVLAEVRRFKEAIEAHTRACELYQQVCDVHGEASAWNNLGSALTQVRLFEKAIEAHTRACELYQQVGDAHREASAWNNLGVALRQMQWFEGAIEAHTRARQIFHTAGDAHGEAMVWNNLGLVLRRVGQFAKAIEAHTRACELFQQVCDAHGEAQAWGGLSAALLKMSQRVEAVKAIQRAVNLFEATGDEHRAARSRELLARIQPDNDDLV